The Mycolicibacterium smegmatis genome has a window encoding:
- a CDS encoding TetR/AcrR family transcriptional regulator yields MASVVSRESYFDTGMDVLSDLGYGGLKLAEVCNRLGVTTGSFYHYFPNWSAYTRELIEHWREARTLRVVEAVRADPDPHRRVETLIREALALPHGAEAAIRVWSSLDPDVYTVQSVVDQLRYDILFEAAREIIGDDRNAGYFAAWGVYVIVGYEQSTLPRDGDALGWIAFQLRDALSTGRFAPSSDPTHGNTLN; encoded by the coding sequence ATGGCAAGCGTCGTTTCGCGGGAGTCGTACTTCGACACCGGTATGGACGTGTTGTCCGATCTGGGCTACGGCGGTCTCAAATTGGCCGAAGTATGCAACCGACTGGGCGTCACAACCGGATCGTTCTACCACTACTTCCCCAACTGGTCGGCATACACCAGGGAGCTCATCGAGCACTGGCGGGAGGCCCGCACCCTGCGCGTGGTCGAGGCCGTGCGCGCCGATCCCGATCCGCACCGACGCGTCGAAACACTCATCCGGGAAGCACTGGCCCTGCCGCACGGCGCCGAGGCCGCGATCCGGGTGTGGAGTTCACTGGACCCCGACGTGTACACCGTCCAGTCCGTGGTGGACCAACTGCGCTACGACATCCTGTTCGAGGCGGCCCGCGAGATCATCGGCGACGACCGCAACGCCGGGTATTTCGCGGCGTGGGGTGTGTACGTGATCGTGGGGTACGAGCAGAGCACCCTGCCCCGCGACGGCGACGCCCTCGGCTGGATCGCGTTCCAGCTGCGCGACGCGCTGTCGACAGGCCGGTTCGCCCCGTCATCCGATCCGACCCACGGAAATACGCTTAACTGA
- a CDS encoding TetR/AcrR family transcriptional regulator, giving the protein MAHIASRGPGRPPAAKAAETRERILSAAREVFSELGYDAATFQAIAIRADLTRPAINHYFGSKRVLYREVVEQTNATVIAAGVARAREATSLLGRLSAFFAAAMDAESADRSSAAFLVTSVLESQRHPDLVSEEQDALLNSRKFVAWAVNDAIERGELTTDTDIPAIVEMLVAVMWGMGFYAGYVGRSEELAAIVDKFEMLMANKLWQLRD; this is encoded by the coding sequence GTGGCGCATATCGCTAGTCGAGGACCAGGGAGACCGCCGGCAGCTAAGGCGGCGGAGACGCGTGAACGCATATTGAGTGCAGCTCGTGAGGTGTTCAGCGAACTCGGCTACGATGCTGCGACCTTCCAGGCGATCGCCATCCGGGCCGATCTGACCAGGCCCGCCATCAACCACTATTTCGGTAGTAAGCGGGTGTTGTACCGCGAGGTTGTCGAACAGACCAACGCGACCGTGATTGCGGCAGGTGTGGCGCGTGCGCGTGAGGCCACTTCATTGCTGGGACGCTTGTCCGCATTCTTTGCTGCGGCCATGGACGCGGAATCGGCCGACCGCTCATCCGCGGCATTTTTGGTGACGTCTGTTCTGGAATCGCAACGACATCCGGATCTCGTGTCAGAAGAGCAGGACGCACTGCTGAATTCGCGCAAATTCGTCGCTTGGGCAGTCAATGACGCCATCGAACGCGGTGAGTTGACGACGGATACCGATATCCCGGCCATCGTGGAGATGCTCGTGGCGGTGATGTGGGGAATGGGCTTCTACGCGGGCTATGTGGGCCGCTCGGAGGAGCTCGCAGCAATCGTCGACAAGTTCGAAATGCTGATGGCGAACAAGCTCTGGCAACTTCGCGACTGA
- a CDS encoding SAM-dependent methyltransferase, producing MTDVRETPSVRSARDSWGITESVGATALGVAAARAAETAQADPLIRDEFAFLLVSAAGPTWAQMAVSDPHWLGADADARRIHEISRNYQAVRTHYFDEYFSDVAHAGIRQVVILAAGLDSRAFRLDWPAGTTVFEIDQPKVLEYKTATLDAHGAVAKARYVPVPADLRDDWPAALVEAGFDPAQPTAWLAEGLLPYLPADAQDRLFELVGVNSAPGSRIAVEAFNMSPERYTEERRAQRRARGEQMRKQLDLDIDVDALMYTADDRADAAQWLSEHGWQVETVPSADEMARLGRPAAEADLAEFGMDGVLMRARLDGERL from the coding sequence ATGACCGATGTGCGCGAGACCCCGTCCGTCCGTTCCGCCCGCGATAGCTGGGGCATCACCGAGAGCGTGGGTGCCACCGCTCTGGGCGTGGCCGCCGCGCGCGCTGCCGAGACCGCCCAGGCCGACCCGTTGATCCGCGACGAGTTCGCGTTCCTGCTGGTTTCCGCGGCCGGTCCGACGTGGGCCCAGATGGCCGTCAGCGATCCGCACTGGCTCGGTGCAGACGCCGACGCGCGGCGCATCCACGAGATCTCCCGCAACTATCAGGCCGTGCGTACCCACTACTTCGACGAGTACTTCAGCGACGTCGCGCACGCAGGTATCCGGCAGGTCGTCATCCTCGCCGCGGGTCTCGACTCGCGCGCCTTCCGGCTCGACTGGCCCGCGGGCACCACGGTCTTCGAGATCGACCAGCCCAAGGTTCTCGAGTACAAGACCGCGACCCTCGATGCCCACGGCGCCGTCGCCAAGGCGCGCTACGTCCCGGTGCCCGCCGATCTGCGCGACGATTGGCCGGCCGCCCTGGTCGAGGCCGGATTCGATCCCGCGCAGCCCACGGCCTGGCTGGCCGAGGGGCTCCTGCCGTATCTGCCCGCCGACGCCCAGGACCGGCTGTTCGAACTGGTCGGTGTGAACAGCGCGCCGGGCAGCCGTATCGCCGTCGAGGCGTTCAACATGAGCCCCGAGCGCTACACGGAGGAACGCCGCGCGCAGCGGCGGGCCCGAGGTGAGCAGATGCGCAAGCAACTCGACCTGGACATCGACGTCGACGCGTTGATGTACACCGCCGACGACCGCGCCGATGCGGCGCAGTGGCTGTCCGAGCACGGCTGGCAGGTCGAGACGGTGCCGAGCGCAGACGAGATGGCCCGTCTCGGCCGTCCGGCGGCCGAGGCCGACCTCGCAGAATTCGGCATGGATGGCGTGCTGATGCGCGCCCGACTGGACGGAGAGCGCCTATGA
- a CDS encoding class I SAM-dependent methyltransferase — MSSLRTDDDTWDIATSVGSTAVMVAAARAGETERDDALIRDPYAKILVAGAGTGVWETLLDSEFAAKIENLDPEAAAIFAHMGNYQAVRTHFFDAYYREAADAGIRQIVILASGLDSRAYRLDWPAGTTVYEIDQPKVLEYKSATLREHGVEPVAQRREVPVDLRFDWPAALHDAGFDASLPTAWLAEGLLMYLPAEAQDRLFELVTELSAPGSRIAVETAGVAATDRREAMRERFKKFADQLNLSSALDIQELVYDDPDRADVAEWLDAHGWRAQGVHALDEMRRLDRLVELPDDPDRAAFSTFVTAQRL, encoded by the coding sequence ATGAGTTCGTTGCGTACCGACGACGACACCTGGGACATCGCCACGAGTGTCGGATCCACCGCGGTCATGGTCGCCGCGGCGCGCGCCGGTGAGACCGAGCGCGACGACGCCCTGATCAGGGATCCCTACGCCAAGATCCTGGTGGCCGGGGCCGGCACCGGGGTGTGGGAGACACTGCTCGACAGCGAGTTCGCGGCCAAGATCGAGAATCTCGACCCCGAGGCGGCGGCGATCTTCGCCCACATGGGCAACTACCAGGCCGTGCGTACGCACTTCTTCGACGCGTACTACCGCGAGGCCGCCGACGCAGGCATCCGCCAGATCGTCATCCTGGCCTCGGGCCTGGACTCACGTGCCTACCGGCTGGACTGGCCCGCAGGCACCACGGTGTACGAGATCGACCAGCCCAAGGTGCTCGAGTACAAGTCCGCGACGCTGCGCGAGCACGGCGTCGAGCCCGTGGCGCAGCGACGTGAGGTTCCCGTCGATCTGCGCTTCGACTGGCCCGCCGCGCTGCACGACGCCGGGTTCGACGCGAGCCTGCCGACCGCGTGGCTGGCCGAAGGCCTGCTGATGTACCTGCCCGCCGAGGCGCAGGACCGGCTGTTCGAGTTGGTCACCGAGTTGTCGGCGCCCGGCAGCCGTATCGCCGTCGAGACCGCGGGCGTGGCCGCCACCGACCGCCGCGAGGCCATGCGGGAGCGGTTCAAGAAGTTCGCCGACCAGCTGAACCTCAGCTCTGCGCTCGACATCCAGGAGCTCGTCTACGACGACCCGGACCGCGCGGACGTCGCAGAATGGCTCGATGCGCATGGCTGGCGGGCCCAGGGCGTTCATGCGCTCGACGAGATGCGCAGGCTCGACCGGCTCGTCGAACTGCCC